The Branchiostoma floridae strain S238N-H82 chromosome 12, Bfl_VNyyK, whole genome shotgun sequence genome segment TTCAGCAGGGCCGATCCGCAGGCCCGGAACCACCAGCCTGCCTTCCCGCGGTGCTGCGAGCAGCTCCCCCGCAACACGTCGTGATCCCTGTCGATGGTGGAGAAACTCATCCCGTTGTTGATGGTCATGGAGTCCCCCGCGTTGCCTTGGTAACCGGACACCTCTAGGCGGTAGTTCTGCTCCTGATCATCAACTCTGGGGAAACCGATCAAAAGTGACGTTTAGTAACGGCCCAGGGAAACCTGTGGAAGATGCTTGTGGAGATAGAAGCACACGGTAGCACACTGATATACACGACAGTAGTGACGCTTCTAGATAGCTTGGATACCAGACTCCATGCAGCCAGATCTTCAAAATGTCTATCACGATTGTATCCAGGCTAGCTTTTAGACTACCAGCGTGTACAAAACTAGGTACAGCATAAGGCAGTCGGAGAAGACAAATTTGGGACCAGCGTAAGGGACATACAGACATGCGTACACAGACAAGCCCAAAATAACTGGAGAGTACAAAGAAATGAGCAAAATTGTGACGTAGAAGACATGCACACACTAGGTAAGACAAGTGTCCACAGCTTGTCTTTGTTCCCATCTAATATGGTAACGATAACCTTGAAGCGACGTGACCATACCTGAAGGTGCTGTACTCTGCGAAGCGTCTTTGTCCTTCAAAGTCCTCAAGGTCAATCCTCAATCGGTAGTCTTTCTGTTCTGTCAGAAAGTGAATGATGTCGTTCCCAAGCCAGTATTCCCCGTTCTTGTTCCCAAAGCCCTGTCTGTACTCCTCCCAGGTCCGGTTAAAGggaaccgacccgtcctgccgccgctggatcacAGTCCACCCACCCCCTGTGCGACACGGCACCAGAATCTAGTCCTCTATTATTGTTCAagtaaactaaactaaacttaactaaactaaactaaacctAACTTAACTTAGCCCAAGAGGACCTAAAGAACAGAATGAGCATCAAACTGTAGAGGCAAGGAAATGTTCTAATAAAAAGTGCTAGCTTGacaatgtatacatttgtacatatatgaACTAGTCTTTTTTCATTGATGACCTGTACATAACGCAGTGCCAGTGGgcatacataacgttatcatTCATTTAACGCCCCATCTTTGTAACGTATAGAGGATAAGCGATGCTGTTGATCTTTAATTTAAAATCTATTGATGCTCCTAGATCAGACAACGAACTACCTTCGTTGATGTTATCAAGCCACATCAACACGAATGTATACCGGAAAGTGCACAGGGCCTTACCCGCAGTCTGCATGTCACAGTAGACTTCCATCTCTAAAGCCGGGTTCAGATGCACGTTGTAAACCCCACTTGCTGTGGTCCCGGAGCGGAGAAGTGATGAACAGTCTGTAGAGAAATCCAGGAAAACCGATCATTACAGGTACCGTTACTATCTCTAACGTTACGTTAATTAAGACAAGAAAAACTGCACCACGAACTTTGTTTCCGCTCCAACACTTTTAGAGTACCTCACCACTTCACCAGCCGGTGTTAGATGAAGTTTCctttcctttattcctttatttcgataccctttagcccttagggctagtctaccagggttcatatgaaacaatgaaacatacataaacaaacgaaaatacatacacaaacatacatgtatatatacaggcagataataatagatacacaatcattaaaaaaaaaaaactattggcttgagaagacttgatacattgcctttttaaagcgtgagatgttgggcagggatttgatgtAAGGTGGTAGGTCATTCCAAAgactgatggcacggtagagaaaagttcgcttttttgagtttgtttttggcttagggAGTTTAAAACTGAAGGAGTTGGATAATCTAGTTGAATATGTGTGGGTAGAATGGACAGGGACGATGGAGCTGTAAATGTTATGGGGCTCCTTACTGACAAGTATTCTGAAAAACATAGTCAACGTGCTGATGGCGAATCTTTCTCGTACCATGGGCCAACCCAAGTCTGAATGCATTTGCTTAACATGTGTTTCTAGTGGACATTTAAGCACCAATCTACAGGCTCTGTTCTGTACAACCTGGAGCTTTCGAGCATTCGATTCAGACATGTTTGCTAGAACTGGGAGACAGTACTGTGCTACTGATAATACAAGTGCGCATAAAACAACCTTGCAGACTTCATAAGACATGGCCCATGCGTGCCTTCTCACAAGGGCGATATTCCTTGATTGTTTGGCAACAACattattgatatgcaaatcccATGTAAGTGACTGATCCATGTGCAGCCCCAACAAAACCGTCTCTTTCACCTGTTCAATACTTCTAGTTCCAATAACCAAATTCAGTGAGGTTGAAGGTAGAAGAGCCAGTTTTCGAGGAGATCCAAAAAGCATGCACTTAGTCTTAAGGACATTCATCACAAGTTTGTTGTTCTTTACCCATTCTACAATCTTATTGAGGTCAGGCTGCAAGACAGCAGCAATCTCAGCTATGGACTTAGCGGCTTTGTACATACTTgtatcatctgcatacatttcAGTTGTGCTATTTGAAACTGACAAAGGTAAATCATTGGTGAAAAGTGTGAAAATAAGAGGGCCTAAACAACTTCCTTGGGGAACGCCACATTCAAGTACAGATGGTTCCGAAAAGTGCCCGTTAATATACACTACCTGCGTTCTGGCATGAAGATAACTTCTCATCCAAGCTAAAGGGCCTGAACTGAAACCATAGGATTGTAATTTTGTCAACAAGAGCTCATGGTCAACTAAATCGAATGCGGCACTGAAGTCGATATAAACAACCCCTACCATTTCGCCTTTATCCATAGCGGAGAGCCAATCATCCGTCATTCGTAATAAAGCAGTTGTCGTGGAATGATTTGGTCTATAGGCATGTTGGAAAGGTGTTACAATATCATTCAGTGCTGCATACTGCCAGATTTGATTGTGTACAACTTTTTCCAATACCTTACTCAAAGTAGGCAATAGGCTAATAGGCCTGCTGTTATTACCGGTAAGTGGTATTCTGGTGTTCTTACGTAAGGGGCACACCTTAGCTCTCTTCCATTGGCTAGGAAAACAGCTGTTCATAAGTGACTGATTACAAATATGCCTTACAGGTGATGCAATATACACAGCTGATAATCTAACTAATTTGTTTTCGAGTTGATCAATACCACATGTGGATGACATCGGTATGTCTAACAGTAACCTAAGTATCTCATCATCACTGACTGGGTGGAACTGAAAACAACATGACTTATCCGACATAATTTGTTGATCAATAGGGACAGTGACAGGTGCGTTTTGAGACTCCAGGTTTTTCCTGTAAGTCTCGGTTTTAGTCTTGAAATAATCATTAAAGTAATTGGCAATTTGACGAGGTTTAACTATGTTCTGGCCATTCACTTCCACACATGTTGGATATTGACACTTGGACCTACCTAATAATGAGTTAGTTAACTTCCATACATATTTTGGGTCATTAGAATTCTCAGACATCTTAGATTTGAAGTAGTGTTCCTTTTTCTTCCGGTTTAACTTAACTACATAGTTTCTGAGTTTCTTGTAGATCTCCCTGTCAGAAGGTAGGCCGTAAAGATCAGCTGCTGTTTTAGCTTCATCCCGCATGGCCATGGCCTCCCTCAACTCTGCATCCAGCCAAGGTGCGGAGTTAGCGCGGACTGTGAAGCGTCGAACAGGAGCATGGAAGTCAGCCACTGTGTTGAAGAGAAGCATGAATACATCTAAAGCGTCGTCCACATCCTCGAACAGTTCAACAAGATCCCATGGAAGGCTCGCAATGTCACTGATGAAGTCCGCAGAATTAAATCCTTTGTAACTCCTTTTGAACTCCGATCGAGGTGGTTGCTTTGGTAGTTTGGTGTTTTTTGTAATGTACACAATGTCGTGGTCAGTACATCCCCAGCATTTTGTGTTGGCTCTATTGTACTTCTCAGGTGACGTGACGAAGATGAGGTCGATACATGTGGCAGACATATGTCCATGTCTGTTTGAACACTTGCGAGTGGGTACATCTACGACttgagacaagttgcacgaccTAGCTGCGTTAGAAAGATCGTCTTGCAGAGAAGATCTATTGTTCCAGTCAATGTTGAAATCCCCCAACATACAGATTTCCATGCCCTCTCTGCTTGCTCTTTCCATGCTCAATAGGAGAGAATCAAAGTATGCCCTGTCAGCACTGGGGGGTCTATAAACAACGGCAATCAGTATCGGTTTAGAGAAGGGCAAGTGTACTTGCACCCAGAGGGTTTCAATGCCAGGTGCGGTTAAGTCACTGCGGATTTTGTTTGGTATGTGACTCCGGACGTAGAGCCCAACCCCTCCTCCTCTCCCGTTTCTGTCGAGTCGGTGAAAGTCGTAGTTAAGAGTCTGAACCTCACCGTCTAAGACACTGGCGTCGAGGTGAGTCTCGCTCACGGCGAGAATGTgcaggttgttgttgttgagtaAGTGTTCCACTTCACTCACCTTGTTACGGAGACTGCAGATGTTTATGTGAGCTATATGCAGTCCTTTCTTCCTCAAGCCGAGGTCAGGAGAGTCACGATTACCAGCCATTTCCAGTAGGAGGAACAAGAATACTGACAGTAAACGCACTTCCATGACGACGAAGTCTGGAGGGTGGGAGGGGGTTGCTCTTGTGACTCACAGCAGCAAGCAACAAAAGTCTTCACAAACCACCAATAAAGTTAAAATGAACGAACAAATACTTTAAAAACAACCTGCTACGTTAGATGTGGAAACCATGGGCTTTAAGGAGCCACCTACAGCTAGGATGATGGCAGATTCGGGGCCTCACTGTAGGAGCTCTCCAAAAAGCGCCATGTTGGCAGGCATACATATGCAAAATGCAGTTTTAATGCTAGTCAATGCAGTTTTAATGCTAGTCAATGCATTATTCTATGATCATCGTGTCTGGCACGGTGCTTACCTTCTATCTCATACGCCTCACTCTCATCAGTCTCTTGGGTCTCCTCTGCAGTGCTCGCACCTGGACGTTCTGCCCTTTCTGTAGACGCCTGGACCAGGGAGTAGATCCCTTCCGTGTTGCGGCGGATCTGTTTGAAATTCTCCTTCTCCTGGAGCAGCACCTTAGTAAGGCTAGAGTACACCTTGAGGTAGGACAAAAATGTGAAAGCAGGATCCCATACCTCCGTAAAAGTTTTGTGAACTGTTTCACTCATTATTGTAAATTTCTCGCTAAATTTGTAATAATGTATTTTCCTGCCTATGCCACTTCAGACCCGGGCCAAGACAACCTCAGAAGTTCCACTTTTACTCACGTCGTCCTCGTAAATTTGACTGGGCCACCCGCACTTCATGCCACCCAGCTGAAACGATTTTCAAAACCCCGGGACAACCTGAGCCTGGACCTATAAGAACAAACTTGAACGCCGAGACAAGCAAACAAAGCGAAAACAATACCTACGTCTTGAAGGAGGTAATGATGCTGCAATGTAGTATAGGGAGTGAAAACTGATAAATATGTTATTAGAAATGTGCTTCGATCGAAGAAATACGTGTCAAACAATGTACTCTGAATGAGTCTTTGTATACTACTAACCTGAACTTGATCTTTCTGGAACTGTTTCTCAATAGTCTCCAGTGTGTTCTCTGTTCTTGCGAGCCGTGCAGTCAAGTCATCCACGGCTGCTTTCAGGTcctgcaaatttacagcactaGCTAACGTATATTGTTCAGAGCATCATTCGTACATTGACACATTTATCATATTTATGAAGTTCTTAACACCGAGAATTTGACTGATACATATGCGCACTGCCCtcatgtttttgtgttgtttcctGTGGTGCCCCCTGGCCGTTGTTAAAATAATAAGCCATTACAAGACAAAACTGAAGCCTCATCATGTCTTAAAACACGCAAGACACAAAATAGAATGCAATGTGGGGAGAAGTGCCATGCTTTACAGAAGAGCGGGGAAGACGATATTGTCAGTGAAGTGGTATTATGTTTTGTCTTGAAGTATTATGTCTTTTCTTGAAGATAAAACTGTCAGGAATGGACCGGGAGAGTAAAAATAAAACGGTGAGAATAAATGTTATTGTGTCTTAAGGACAAACCTGTACGAATTACGGCAAGAGTGAAATTTTATCATGTCTTAAAGGCAACCCCATAAAAGAAGACGATGGAAATAGAATGTTACCCTATCTTTAAGAAAAACCTGTAAGAAGACGATGAGAGTAAAATGTTACCATGTCTTAAAGGCAAGCCTGTAAGAATAAGGCGGCGATAGTAAAATGTTATCATATAAGACAAACCTGTAAGAAGAAGACGGTGTCCTTCCCTCCCGGACAGGCCTCCGGGTCAGTTTTCGGCACCACCACGGTGTGCGCGCATTGCTCCAGCCCGCCGCGCCAGATGTGAACAGTCCCACCTGAGGTTGAATTACCGCCATCGACGGCAGAATCCCCTTGTGCTACGCGCAGATTGATACAGAAAACAGCTAGAAGAAACCCGGTGAAAGCCATGGCGTTCACTCTTTGGCATCACCGTGGTAGATGTGAGATTTGCCCGGTATATTTTCCGACATCCGGGAAGCCGGCCCCTCGTCTGTTTCCGTTGACAGGTCAGGCCACACAAGCTTACTGAGCCGATATGGATGGCATTGTTCTATAGTATGGGATACTGTAATGTGACAATGTAATAAAGTAAAGATCAGCGCACACGTCTTTGACACAATAAGTCTAATCGCGTGCGTATTCATAACTGTTTGTGTCAACTAACGATTGTCCCGGCCGTCCCGAAAATTATATAAAGGTCAAGAGTTGTTGTATGTACTGCAAGATTGTTTAATTTAGATAATTTCCCCGAACAAAAAACATTGGAAGCGGGGTTtgaagtaacgttaacattagtGTGTTTTCTGAAAAGTAGGACCTTAGTTGTTAACTTGCCACAAATTTTATTCCACTTCAATGACCCAATAACAACAGTGTCGGTACAATCAAGGAGGTCcctctttttaacctccttagCACAATGTATGAATTTCTCTCCACAGAGGCTCAGATATAACTAAACACATAACATGTTCTGATGAATTAACCATACATACAGACAGGAGGCACGGCAATTCGGGGAACGGAGGGTTAAAATACACTACGCAAAGTTGCAGTGATAGTACAGAAAACGTCCATTTTTGGCGGCACCTCAGGTACGGAGCTTTTATTCCATAGACTTCAACAGATACCCTTTTACTACCATATCGTTCAAGCTAAGGGACATCACTGtttacatacataacgttattaatgtgttgtatttgtaCACCGACCTGAACGGTAAATCAATATAACAGTTAGAATATCGGTACAACTGTACTCATGTAGGAAGTTAATGGTTTATCTTTGTATGTACACTTTTCTATCATAAATCAATCATAACAAGGTGGTAGAGTTACTTATTGTCAGAAGAATCTTCGCTGCAGATAAAGCACtgtcttttcttcctttttacaTCATATTACACAAAAAAGTTCACGAacgaacacaaaaattggagaAACAATTTTGTTCATTTATTACCATCTGAAGTATTGATGAAAAGGTGTATCAGAGTTACAAAGTATGCTCTTACTTTAAAACAAATGTAGGGAGGGAGCTTGTAAATTGCACAAAGGCATGTATATGTATGGCACAGTTAACATCTTCAAATACACATAAATAATCCAAGTATTGTGTTCCTGCCTGGAATCAAGAGATCAGTGTACAACAGTAGCCTTGTCACCTGCAGCCATAATACTGGTACCCGCATTTACATTAATTTTATGTTACAATACAATACTGATGAGGCAGCTACAATGGTTCTTTGATTTTTGCAAGAAATTAAAGAACCAGGCAAGTAAAATGTATCCTGTGGCAGAGTCAATGCTGTATGTACTAAAAAGGTGGGCAACCTCAGCAAAATGAGGACAAAGCATGACACATTTTCGTTAGCTAGTATGTACTACAGGGGCCATAGAGACAACATACAATGCTGGTGTTTACATGAAGTGGCAAAACATCAAAACTAGGAAAACAAGCCATTTTAGGGCATTCTTCAACTGTCTGTGCCAAAAGCTGCATTTTTAGGTTAATACATATCCTTAATGGTACAATATCCTGACTGGTCTTTTTTTGCTCTCAGAGATTACAAGAATATGAAGCAagaaaatctgagaaacaagaTGTCGAATTGTTGTAGCCTAAGCCATTATTAGTCTAAAAGATAAACACTAAGAAGAATGTTAATACTGTTCTGAACTATGCACGACAGAAATAAGAAATTTGAGAAgcatttttcagaaattattcCTGTGTTAGACAATAGGTAAGGAAAGAATACTGTGACCTTTTTTCTTGGTAAATCCTGGTTAAAATTCTTTATTCTACCTATCATATAACTGCTATAGACAAAACCTCATCAACTAAGTATTTATGGATTAGATTATTGTCTTACCAATAGGATGTTTTGACTAATATGCCTAATATCCACATTTATACACATCAATTTACAACTCACTTCAGTAAGACTGTTAGAGGTAATCTTGTAAACTTTAATTTCCCCATCTTCCAAGTTATAATGCAGCTAGAAATGATTGCACCATGTAGTAGCATGGATGATTTCCAACTACATAATGTCCAATTGTTTCCTGGCAAAACTGAGTCCCTTCGTTTTGCTATCTTGTGGCTGTAAAAACCTATAACAGATCTAGAGCATGGGAACTGAATTGATACCTCAACGAGTGTTAATGTAATTCCACAATTGTCTTTGGTCAAGAGGACCTGGAATGAATGACACGATAACTTGCCTGACCACAGCTAGTTTGGACATTAGCTATATCCTCTCTGACAATTGTGCAGAATTTCTGTACCAGCATATCTAAAACTAAAGTCTATGTAGATACAGCAGGGTTTTCTCCAGACAAATACATTTCCCTCGTCATCATAGGAAAGTCATCCTCACCTACTGAGGTTACTGGTGCTAATACTCATCTTGTTTATGTTAGAAACCCCAATTTTTCTGTCAAGTTTTCATCAGTTGCTGGCAACAAGATTCTGGATTCAAATGATGGAGAGCAtgtagggctgtctccagcttaaattttttttctgtcccactcattgtttaggagcccatgttgttgattttcctggttaaatgtgtcatttgaagcttataaaagtaaattttgaatagtttcatgtcatttggggACATttggggtaaaattattttccatcccaacaagcacatttctgtcccaggatggaaaGATGGGTCCTTGTGACAGCCCTGATGGAGAGATACGCTGGAGAAAACCCTGTGATACAGTTAGTATTTAGTCGCTCTTGGCTGATTTATTCCCCTTGCCTTCCTTGGCGTTGATGGGCAGCCAGTCTCCCTCGTCCCACCCCTTCTCCCAGTCAGGGCTGGACGGCTGCTCCGGTTCAATCCCGTCGTTCCACATCGCGTCCCAGCTATCCGTACTCTTAGCTTTCGTCTTCTGTGGCGAACGTTTTGACTTCGGAGATGTTTTTGTGACCTTGGTGCTTTTTACATCCTGCTTATCGTCCAGCCACTGCCAGGCATCGACAGCGCTGTCCGCCTCACCGTTGTTTGCCCCGGGGTTGGAGTCCCAGCCCCAGTCGGAGTTCCAGTCAGGACTGCTAGGGGGCGTTTCTCTGTGCAGGTGGAGGAGCGGTGTGTCTGAATGGTCAGGGTCCATGTTCCTGTGGAGAGAACTCTGGATGCTTAACTTTCAGTCTGCTGAGGTAGACCTTTGGCAGACAAATTCTTATTGGATATATACAGGGTTAGGAGGGAGAAGgttaattttacatgtacttgagtaAGTGGAACAAACCAGTCAGTCTGGTGTTGATTTATCCCTTATACTGTTAATTCATTTTCACAGGGGCTAAATTTTGCTGTGGAATGGGACAGGAAGCCGCTGTGTTTTAAGTTTCTGTTTTAAAAAGTTGAAACAATACACTGGAAACAAGTAAAAATCaccataaaaataaaaatgaaaatatttcaatatctacagtaactgttgcttGTATTACAAACATGGTATGTTACCATTTGAG includes the following:
- the LOC118427718 gene encoding angiopoietin-related protein 2-like; the encoded protein is MEVYCDMQTAGGGWTVIQRRQDGSVPFNRTWEEYRQGFGNKNGEYWLGNDIIHFLTEQKDYRLRIDLEDFEGQRRFAEYSTFRVDDQEQNYRLEVSGYQGNAGDSMTINNGMSFSTIDRDHDVLRGSCSQHRGKAGWWFRACGSALLNGRYLGNCGSSCLHSQGVLWGLMTQSLKSVSMKIRPQSQA